In one Methanobrevibacter thaueri genomic region, the following are encoded:
- a CDS encoding right-handed parallel beta-helix repeat-containing protein: MGEIQIKKLRLILIIILFFSILLLNAVYAEDNEISGNLTNGRFDTIQDLIDNANPGDSVHLENKTYVGDGNSIKINKNINIYGLDSNTILDANNTSRIFEISKNTKVNISGLTITNGYSDSIGGAIYNQGTLYISNSKITNNHAERGGIYCSDKSNLNIYNSNFEGNTADSGAAIENDNPNGVINIINSSFTHNVCEEGGAIYNIWGKMNVYSSIFMYNSAERGGAIYNNRGILKVYNTKVISNIGTDLGAGIKSWGICEVYDSIIINNTNPLRQGGGFYVSEFSLLLRNCLVLNNSAVNGGGVYVEAKAKLTLKNTSIINNSASRGGGIDVNDGSITLTDSLISNNSAKTNGGGIYCGCLSLRNIDDGIIDNCKIYNNFAVNGGGIYVSEVTVNIVNCELSKNRASEGGAVYNDGNFSLKYSILNSNNAGNGAGIYNKNEFNIEEVTASKNIASQNGGVIYNCANSIICDLKSSFNEAYFGGVVYNTAKMAIGNSEFNSNRASDAGVIYSSSDLEINNSKFNNNQITRKGGVMYLAMGNATIDGSLFSFNTGADEGGVIFNDGADVYIANSQFKSNRAKSYGGAIDNSGKITITNSLFDNNGAYGAGVIDNGGILTILHSNFTNNKATVNGGAIDNNNVLNVVGSIFENNVAGAEGGAIIARKDIDVSYSSLFNNRASAGNAFYANGNNSNLSNNWWGTNSPDFENLININISDEFAWIIMGFKSVDRLMQYENARIIITFNEVKNMNNQVSQIADAGGLPNFKVTLSTGSVFTVKNGYCLDSVYIPKISSITSKTNGQSIALGVSLNPSKIIDNKNIVVDYNGKVTFKVRVVGSNGKVVGQNEAVVMKIVGKAYTVKTDKNGYASKTFSLVPGKYSITTEYKGFSVKNTITVKKVLKAKSITKKKAKKIKYSAMLKTSKGKAISGKKITFKIKGKTYKAKTNKKGTATVSFKNLKVGKYKITIKYLKSTVKTTLKVKK, encoded by the coding sequence TTGGGGGAGATTCAAATTAAAAAATTAAGACTAATATTAATAATCATTCTATTTTTTTCAATATTACTTTTAAATGCCGTCTATGCCGAAGACAATGAAATAAGTGGAAATTTAACCAATGGTAGGTTTGACACAATACAGGATTTAATCGATAATGCAAATCCTGGGGATTCGGTCCATTTGGAAAATAAGACATATGTTGGAGACGGAAATTCAATAAAAATCAATAAAAATATTAATATTTATGGATTGGACTCAAATACTATTCTCGATGCAAACAATACGTCCAGAATTTTCGAAATTTCAAAAAATACAAAAGTAAATATTAGTGGACTGACTATAACTAACGGATATTCAGATTCCATAGGCGGAGCTATCTATAATCAGGGCACACTATACATTTCTAATTCTAAAATAACTAATAATCATGCCGAACGTGGAGGAATATACTGTTCGGATAAATCCAATTTAAATATTTATAATTCAAATTTTGAGGGAAATACTGCGGATTCAGGTGCCGCAATCGAAAATGACAATCCAAATGGGGTTATTAATATTATAAATTCATCCTTTACTCATAATGTATGTGAAGAGGGTGGAGCAATCTATAACATTTGGGGCAAAATGAATGTATACAGTTCCATTTTCATGTACAACTCCGCCGAGAGGGGAGGAGCCATCTACAACAATCGTGGGATTCTTAAAGTTTACAATACTAAAGTCATATCAAATATTGGTACTGATTTAGGTGCAGGAATAAAAAGCTGGGGAATTTGTGAAGTTTACGATTCAATCATCATAAATAACACCAATCCTTTAAGGCAGGGTGGAGGTTTTTATGTTTCTGAATTTTCATTGCTTCTTAGAAACTGTCTTGTCCTGAATAATTCTGCAGTCAATGGCGGCGGAGTTTATGTTGAGGCAAAGGCCAAGCTGACTCTTAAAAACACTTCAATAATAAATAATTCAGCCAGTCGTGGCGGGGGAATTGACGTTAATGACGGGTCCATCACATTGACTGATTCTCTCATATCCAATAATTCTGCAAAAACCAACGGAGGGGGAATATATTGCGGTTGCCTGTCCCTTCGAAATATTGATGATGGCATAATAGATAACTGTAAAATCTATAATAATTTCGCCGTTAACGGTGGAGGAATCTATGTAAGTGAAGTTACGGTCAATATTGTGAACTGCGAATTGAGTAAAAACCGTGCAAGCGAAGGAGGGGCGGTTTATAATGATGGAAACTTTTCTTTGAAATACTCCATCCTAAATTCAAATAATGCAGGAAATGGTGCAGGAATATATAATAAAAACGAATTCAATATTGAGGAGGTCACTGCAAGTAAAAACATTGCCTCTCAAAATGGCGGTGTAATTTATAACTGTGCAAATTCCATTATCTGTGATTTAAAATCAAGTTTCAACGAAGCATATTTTGGCGGAGTAGTTTATAACACTGCAAAAATGGCTATTGGAAATTCTGAATTCAATTCAAACAGGGCATCTGATGCAGGAGTGATTTATTCATCTTCAGATTTAGAAATAAACAATTCAAAATTTAACAATAATCAGATTACCCGTAAAGGAGGAGTAATGTATCTTGCAATGGGAAATGCTACAATTGATGGTTCGTTGTTTTCATTCAATACAGGTGCAGATGAGGGTGGCGTAATATTTAACGATGGTGCTGATGTTTATATTGCAAATTCCCAATTCAAATCAAACAGGGCTAAAAGCTATGGGGGAGCTATTGACAATTCCGGAAAAATAACTATCACAAATTCATTATTTGATAATAATGGGGCTTATGGTGCTGGAGTTATTGACAATGGAGGAATCTTGACAATACTTCATTCAAACTTCACAAACAATAAAGCAACAGTAAACGGTGGAGCCATCGACAACAATAATGTTTTAAATGTTGTAGGATCTATCTTTGAGAATAATGTTGCAGGTGCTGAAGGAGGAGCAATCATTGCAAGAAAAGATATTGATGTCAGCTATAGTTCTCTATTTAATAATCGTGCCTCTGCTGGAAACGCATTTTATGCAAACGGCAATAACAGCAATTTGTCAAATAACTGGTGGGGAACAAACAGCCCAGATTTTGAAAATTTGATTAACATCAATATTTCTGACGAGTTTGCTTGGATTATTATGGGCTTTAAAAGTGTTGACCGCTTAATGCAGTATGAAAATGCGAGGATCATAATCACTTTCAATGAAGTAAAAAACATGAATAATCAAGTTTCCCAGATTGCTGATGCCGGCGGGTTGCCTAATTTTAAAGTGACCTTGTCAACAGGAAGTGTTTTCACGGTTAAAAATGGATATTGCTTAGACTCAGTATATATTCCAAAAATATCATCAATAACTTCAAAAACCAATGGCCAATCAATTGCATTGGGTGTTAGTTTGAATCCTTCTAAAATAATAGACAATAAGAATATTGTTGTGGATTATAATGGGAAAGTAACTTTTAAAGTTAGGGTAGTTGGTTCTAACGGCAAGGTTGTTGGTCAAAATGAGGCAGTAGTCATGAAAATTGTGGGCAAGGCATATACTGTAAAGACAGATAAGAACGGTTATGCTTCAAAAACATTCAGTTTAGTTCCGGGAAAATATTCAATTACAACTGAATATAAAGGATTTTCCGTAAAAAATACAATAACTGTTAAAAAAGTACTGAAGGCAAAAAGCATTACCAAGAAAAAAGCCAAGAAAATCAAATACTCCGCAATGCTGAAAACCAGCAAAGGAAAGGCTATTTCGGGTAAAAAAATTACTTTCAAAATTAAAGGTAAAACCTACAAGGCTAAAACAAATAAAAAAGGAACTGCAACGGTCAGTTTTAAGAATTTAAAGGTTGGAAAATATAAGATTACAATCAAATACTTGAAATCGACTGTAAAAACAACTTTGAAAGTTAAAAAATAA
- a CDS encoding Ig-like domain-containing protein: MKFDKTLIALSFLFIAMLSVSSVVAGDNDIDANLTSDAYDSNLQINNNLNNLETVNENTSVLSSPQTIIVEEIEDDHNEMSQPTIQKAIDNANAGDTIIIEGKSYVHCHFIINKKLTIISNVGTTMEVCPSNTQGSGYKGIFYVSPGASGTVIEGFTLNNNVYSENDYGILVKGNDVEIRNCTISHIGYSDAIRIENAKNCLVENVTALNANNAINIRNSQNIDVKSSNIKNSKNGINVVDSSSTTISYNSISNNNIAGISFSGNGRYLTINYNNITENTNGVKLTSSDNIYILSNYIAFNTNNGVYVDYNITKIEIKGNFFNQNQLWEVFNDFHVKNINDVSIKDANNLEIINNNYMINYGGYGSGDRDRPVWTQVYEYKPSIGDYNYDAANDVYVYVGEGNGEYYGHQGIMYLGYVFEINEFVSCPNIYYSPKNVWSKSGNYELQLSEITQVKKGIYSISIVDANGNVATDISSVPVTFYLNKAGKSATPQEGDVYKTVMMKNGTATVRFYMDEFNASGNVITAVFPTPGTNIDDKVSKTFAVGDANIPGIPSNTSISVSNLNTYPNSNQIIVATLFDQNSNPVVGETLTFKINSKTYNVVSDANGKAQIKISESKEGTYTLSVSFAGDGGIDYYGSYAQAKVTVKKQATKIISSNLNMIPKMAEYYSVTLKDASGNVLANQKVTFKVNGKTYTKTTNSKGIAKVKLKFNKNKKKYKISITYKGNNKYKAVSKTNKIIVKYSSKKAKLTTPTVTIPPKTAKYYTVSMKDVNGKAISKQKVTVKINGKKYTKKTNSKGQIKIKVKFAKLKTYNVKATYKGSKIYKKASSSGKIKVAKTATKITAPTLSMLPKESKTYTVTLNAGGKALSKQKLTININGKTYTKTTDGKGQASVGVNFADEKTYTVNVNYNGTGIYKASKATGKITVSKMATQIVSYDRTFSKDTQKEYQVTLKDNSGNSLAGLTVSFNLNGQNYDETTDSNGVAKLTINDLNVETYDIIVKFAGNDKYKSVFKTNKITISDKLNTVFVDGNLPNSEIQSILDNAASGSNIEFLGNEYSDISLTLNKDLNIYSSNLTSLNAKSGSPVFIISSDNVNVSSFSINGNSGDAIVIDGADSVNIVDNIISNRLDEGKLADYNAGNINLPGYGISITNASNIKLSKNDIKSFESAIFAQESSHIVIDNNTLRENNYGVKYGWGVANTEITNNDIFNQIGLYIMTVPEGPTGYGIFLNNSAVNVTINHNHIYANHLGISLDANYSTGIVITQNTITDNVLEGIRFNAGYDLAQNAVLPHVTDNAIYRNARGPSMMILGEMSANPFGIYGGGLLDPSQKLQLEPNWYGTNNLVTWDNDTGVVGYGTMCPRINTTNIEFNVTYNSPGNYSIRFYKNGEFDANLPEFDMFATLNRGTDKQAEVVFDVIEGMGTFTFDSSNFNSTKNTIEISIGSLIDSTSRVFKVTYLYEVPEGEIPA; the protein is encoded by the coding sequence GTGAAATTTGATAAGACTTTAATTGCATTATCATTTTTATTCATTGCTATGCTGTCCGTAAGTTCAGTTGTAGCCGGTGATAATGATATTGATGCTAATTTAACTTCAGACGCATATGACTCTAATTTACAAATAAATAATAATCTAAATAACTTGGAAACCGTTAACGAGAATACTTCAGTTTTATCTTCGCCTCAAACAATCATCGTTGAAGAGATTGAAGATGATCATAATGAAATGAGCCAACCAACAATTCAAAAAGCAATCGATAATGCCAATGCGGGAGATACAATCATTATTGAAGGTAAAAGTTATGTTCACTGTCATTTTATAATTAATAAAAAATTAACAATTATAAGTAATGTCGGCACTACTATGGAAGTGTGTCCAAGTAATACCCAAGGTTCCGGTTATAAAGGAATATTCTATGTCTCTCCTGGAGCAAGCGGAACAGTAATTGAAGGATTTACTTTAAACAATAATGTTTACAGTGAAAATGATTATGGAATATTGGTCAAAGGCAATGATGTTGAAATCAGAAATTGTACAATCAGCCATATTGGCTATTCCGATGCAATCAGAATAGAAAATGCAAAAAATTGTCTTGTTGAAAATGTCACTGCCTTGAATGCAAACAACGCCATCAATATAAGAAATTCACAAAACATCGATGTCAAATCATCAAATATCAAGAATTCCAAAAATGGAATAAATGTTGTTGATTCATCTTCAACAACAATATCCTATAACTCCATTTCAAATAATAATATTGCAGGTATTTCATTTTCAGGAAATGGCCGATATTTGACCATAAATTATAATAACATAACTGAAAATACAAATGGGGTCAAATTAACTTCTTCCGACAATATTTATATTCTGAGCAATTACATCGCATTCAATACAAACAATGGGGTTTATGTCGATTATAACATTACAAAAATAGAGATAAAAGGCAATTTCTTTAATCAGAATCAGCTATGGGAAGTCTTCAATGATTTTCATGTTAAAAATATTAATGATGTGTCAATTAAGGATGCAAATAATTTGGAAATAATTAATAACAATTATATGATCAATTACGGAGGATATGGTTCAGGAGACCGGGACAGGCCGGTTTGGACTCAGGTATATGAGTATAAACCTAGCATTGGCGACTATAATTATGATGCTGCCAATGATGTTTACGTTTATGTAGGTGAAGGAAACGGCGAATATTATGGTCATCAGGGAATAATGTATCTTGGCTATGTCTTTGAGATAAATGAATTTGTGAGCTGCCCCAACATTTATTATTCACCTAAAAATGTATGGTCAAAATCCGGAAATTATGAACTGCAGTTAAGTGAAATCACACAAGTCAAAAAGGGAATCTACTCCATTTCCATTGTTGATGCAAACGGCAATGTTGCAACCGATATTAGTTCAGTTCCGGTAACATTTTATTTGAATAAGGCTGGAAAAAGCGCAACTCCTCAGGAGGGTGATGTCTACAAAACCGTAATGATGAAGAATGGTACTGCAACAGTCAGATTTTACATGGATGAATTCAATGCATCCGGAAATGTCATAACTGCAGTATTTCCTACACCCGGCACAAACATTGACGATAAGGTATCCAAGACATTTGCTGTTGGCGATGCGAACATTCCAGGAATTCCATCCAACACTTCAATCAGTGTTTCCAATTTAAACACCTATCCGAATTCAAACCAGATAATTGTTGCCACTTTATTTGACCAAAACAGCAATCCTGTTGTCGGCGAAACACTGACATTCAAAATCAACTCAAAAACATATAATGTTGTCAGTGATGCTAATGGTAAGGCTCAAATAAAAATATCCGAATCAAAAGAGGGAACTTATACACTCAGCGTCAGTTTTGCAGGTGATGGAGGAATCGATTATTATGGATCTTATGCCCAAGCTAAAGTCACTGTTAAAAAGCAGGCTACAAAAATCATTTCTTCAAATCTGAACATGATTCCTAAAATGGCAGAATATTACTCAGTCACCTTAAAGGATGCTTCCGGAAATGTGTTGGCTAATCAAAAGGTAACATTCAAGGTCAATGGAAAAACCTACACAAAAACAACCAATTCAAAAGGTATAGCTAAAGTAAAACTTAAATTCAATAAAAACAAGAAAAAATATAAGATTTCTATCACATACAAAGGAAACAATAAGTACAAGGCGGTTTCAAAGACTAATAAGATAATCGTCAAATATTCATCCAAAAAGGCTAAACTGACAACTCCTACAGTTACCATTCCACCAAAAACCGCTAAATATTACACTGTAAGTATGAAGGATGTTAATGGTAAAGCAATATCCAAACAGAAAGTCACTGTTAAGATTAACGGTAAAAAATACACCAAAAAGACCAATTCAAAAGGCCAGATTAAAATTAAGGTCAAATTCGCAAAATTGAAAACTTATAATGTTAAAGCAACCTATAAAGGAAGCAAGATTTATAAAAAGGCTTCATCAAGCGGTAAGATTAAAGTGGCTAAAACTGCTACTAAAATCACTGCCCCTACACTTTCAATGCTTCCAAAAGAGTCAAAAACCTATACAGTCACTTTAAATGCGGGTGGAAAAGCTTTATCCAAACAGAAATTAACTATAAACATTAACGGTAAAACCTACACAAAAACAACTGACGGCAAGGGTCAGGCTAGTGTAGGAGTTAATTTTGCAGATGAAAAGACTTATACAGTTAATGTAAATTATAATGGAACCGGAATTTATAAGGCATCAAAAGCCACCGGTAAAATAACTGTTTCAAAAATGGCCACTCAGATTGTTAGTTATGACAGGACATTCTCTAAGGATACCCAAAAAGAGTATCAGGTTACCTTAAAAGACAATTCAGGCAATTCATTGGCAGGTCTAACTGTTTCTTTCAATTTAAATGGTCAAAATTATGATGAAACTACAGATTCCAATGGTGTTGCCAAGTTAACCATCAATGACTTGAATGTGGAAACTTATGATATCATTGTCAAATTTGCAGGCAATGACAAATACAAATCAGTTTTCAAAACAAATAAGATTACAATTTCCGATAAGCTGAATACGGTATTTGTGGATGGCAATTTGCCGAACTCTGAAATACAAAGTATTTTGGATAATGCAGCAAGCGGATCGAATATTGAGTTTTTAGGAAATGAATATTCAGATATTTCATTAACTCTTAATAAAGATTTAAACATTTATTCATCAAATTTAACAAGTTTGAATGCAAAATCAGGCAGTCCTGTATTCATTATATCCTCTGATAATGTCAATGTCTCCAGTTTTTCAATTAATGGAAACTCAGGCGATGCAATTGTCATTGATGGCGCAGACAGCGTAAACATTGTGGATAACATAATTTCAAACAGGTTGGATGAGGGTAAGCTTGCAGATTATAATGCCGGAAACATTAACCTTCCGGGATATGGAATATCCATTACAAATGCAAGCAATATAAAATTATCCAAAAATGATATAAAATCATTTGAAAGCGCAATATTTGCTCAGGAATCCTCACACATTGTCATTGATAATAACACATTAAGGGAGAATAACTATGGTGTAAAATATGGTTGGGGCGTTGCAAATACTGAAATCACCAACAATGACATATTCAATCAAATCGGATTATATATCATGACAGTTCCTGAAGGCCCGACAGGATATGGAATATTCCTGAATAATTCCGCCGTAAATGTAACCATCAATCACAACCACATTTATGCAAATCACTTGGGAATTTCCTTGGATGCAAATTACTCAACAGGCATTGTAATAACTCAAAACACCATTACTGACAATGTTCTTGAAGGAATCAGATTCAATGCAGGATATGATCTTGCCCAAAATGCTGTTTTGCCTCATGTAACCGATAATGCAATATATAGAAATGCAAGAGGTCCGAGTATGATGATTTTAGGTGAAATGAGTGCAAATCCTTTCGGCATTTATGGCGGCGGATTATTGGACCCTAGCCAAAAACTGCAATTAGAGCCAAATTGGTATGGAACAAATAATCTTGTCACCTGGGACAATGATACAGGTGTAGTGGGTTATGGAACAATGTGTCCTAGAATCAACACTACCAATATCGAATTTAACGTGACTTATAACAGTCCTGGTAACTACAGCATCAGGTTTTATAAGAATGGGGAGTTTGATGCAAATCTTCCGGAATTCGACATGTTTGCAACATTGAATCGTGGAACCGATAAGCAGGCTGAAGTTGTATTTGATGTAATTGAGGGTATGGGCACATTCACATTCGATTCTTCAAATTTCAATTCTACAAAAAATACTATTGAAATATCCATCGGGTCTCTGATTGACTCAACATCAAGGGTATTTAAGGTAACTTACCTCTATGAAGTTCCTGAAGGTGAGATTCCAGCTTAA
- a CDS encoding right-handed parallel beta-helix repeat-containing protein, giving the protein MKINKFFLIILILVIVIFGIGSISATDDLNDTISTENLISNIEDNQDEVLSLSNGGDDVLADSPKTIEVPFIETQPNEVLWPRIQPAIDKANPGDTVIIKGNPVHCHITINKTLSVISSGGTIDACPHHTHEGVDEYGVFFVAEGGSGSLIQGFTFVNKDKSETPFAVLIRGASDVTVKDCTMNWVDDNSDKLLGIIIENADNIKLSNLFINNTISGITIINSTNVEITNCTFTNIESNAISISGNSGNINVYDNTILNNGYYGINLLSVNNVFIKDNLIKNNGKNNHDSGSGIYVNANITKLVVMGNIFIGNNLHAVMYDCRARNLDNSEGADNLTIVDDNYFEGHNSMILHHRTYVESADGNMDYDAENDLFVPSSNGNYSESKSYVYLQNAFVVDDIVCGFTYYTSTIPWSLEAPGNNGKYNLSLKLSEMKEVKNGVYQISIVDSKGNVASNFNSGYMIFFLNDYSTMEPQGSDIYKKVKIQKGVATADFREYYSLFRSSGNVITAAFCALSNKVANNPHRQLNVSDSNVPINPSTQLSSSGLTLYPLATGYLSVKLVDSKNKAIAGQYVTVNFNGKTYNVKTDNNGIAKVKVSLSAKKTYSVTFTYSGNDDYSASKTAAKIIVKTGSKKSKIKASNMKIKKNKKKSFKFKLTASNGKALSNQKVIVKVNGKTKTLTTNKKGIAKLTIKLKKVKKYKISMKFLGNSQFKPVSKSNVITVTKK; this is encoded by the coding sequence ATGAAAATAAATAAGTTTTTTTTAATAATTTTGATTTTAGTAATTGTAATTTTTGGAATTGGGTCAATATCTGCAACAGATGATTTAAATGACACAATTTCAACAGAAAATTTGATTAGCAATATCGAAGATAATCAGGATGAAGTTCTTTCATTATCTAATGGTGGTGATGATGTCCTTGCCGATTCTCCAAAAACAATTGAAGTGCCGTTCATTGAGACACAGCCAAATGAAGTGTTATGGCCAAGGATTCAACCGGCAATTGATAAGGCAAATCCTGGAGATACTGTGATAATTAAAGGAAATCCCGTTCATTGCCATATTACAATCAATAAAACTTTGAGCGTTATCTCATCAGGAGGGACAATAGATGCATGCCCTCACCATACCCATGAAGGCGTAGACGAATATGGTGTATTCTTTGTTGCTGAGGGTGGAAGCGGATCTTTAATTCAAGGTTTTACATTTGTAAATAAGGACAAATCAGAAACACCATTTGCTGTTTTAATAAGGGGAGCAAGTGATGTCACTGTTAAAGATTGCACTATGAACTGGGTTGATGATAATTCGGACAAGCTTTTAGGAATAATAATCGAAAATGCAGACAACATCAAGTTGTCAAACCTTTTTATAAACAATACAATCAGTGGGATAACTATAATAAATTCCACAAATGTCGAAATAACTAATTGTACATTTACAAATATTGAAAGTAATGCAATAAGCATCAGTGGAAATTCAGGAAATATCAATGTATATGATAATACCATATTAAACAATGGATATTATGGCATTAATTTATTGAGCGTAAATAATGTATTCATAAAGGATAATCTGATAAAAAATAATGGTAAAAATAATCATGATAGCGGATCAGGAATCTATGTTAATGCTAACATTACCAAACTTGTCGTAATGGGAAATATTTTCATAGGAAATAATCTGCATGCAGTAATGTACGATTGTCGTGCAAGAAATCTGGATAACAGTGAAGGTGCGGATAATTTAACCATTGTTGATGATAATTACTTTGAAGGACATAATTCAATGATACTTCACCACAGAACCTATGTAGAAAGTGCCGACGGAAACATGGATTATGATGCTGAAAATGACTTATTTGTTCCTTCAAGTAATGGAAATTACAGCGAATCCAAATCATATGTGTATTTGCAAAATGCATTTGTTGTAGATGATATTGTTTGCGGGTTTACTTATTACACATCAACTATTCCATGGTCTTTGGAGGCTCCGGGAAATAATGGGAAATACAACCTTTCATTGAAATTGAGTGAGATGAAAGAAGTAAAAAATGGAGTTTACCAAATTTCAATTGTTGATTCAAAGGGAAATGTTGCTTCAAACTTTAATTCCGGATATATGATATTTTTCCTGAATGATTACAGTACGATGGAACCTCAGGGCAGTGACATTTACAAGAAAGTTAAAATTCAAAAAGGGGTTGCTACAGCAGATTTTAGAGAGTATTACAGTTTATTCCGCAGCTCCGGCAATGTTATAACTGCTGCTTTTTGTGCATTATCAAATAAGGTTGCTAATAATCCTCATAGGCAGTTGAATGTTTCAGATTCCAACGTTCCAATCAACCCTTCTACACAGTTAAGTTCATCCGGATTAACTCTTTATCCGTTGGCCACAGGATATCTTTCAGTGAAATTAGTTGACAGTAAAAATAAAGCAATTGCCGGACAATATGTCACAGTCAACTTCAATGGCAAAACTTACAATGTAAAAACGGACAATAACGGAATTGCTAAAGTTAAGGTTTCACTTTCAGCTAAAAAAACATATTCTGTAACTTTCACTTATTCCGGAAATGATGATTATAGCGCAAGCAAAACTGCAGCAAAAATCATTGTTAAAACAGGTAGCAAGAAATCTAAAATCAAGGCTTCCAACATGAAGATTAAAAAGAATAAAAAGAAATCCTTTAAATTCAAATTGACTGCGAGCAATGGAAAGGCATTATCCAATCAAAAGGTAATTGTAAAAGTGAATGGTAAAACCAAAACTCTTACAACCAACAAAAAAGGAATTGCTAAACTGACCATTAAACTCAAAAAAGTTAAAAAATATAAGATCAGCATGAAATTTTTAGGAAATTCCCAGTTTAAACCGGTTTCAAAATCCAATGTTATAACTGTAACTAAAAAATAA